CCGCTTTTTCATGCTCGAACATCACCAGAAAATACGAGATAATCGACATAAGCTCCCAAAAAACCAGAAAAGTAAACACATTGCCTGCCAAGACAACGGCAGCCATTGAAAAAATAAATCCTTGCAATCCTGCAGAAAGCAATACAATTGACTTTCCCTCTTCAAATTCCTTAGAGTATCCGATCCCGTAAACGGTTGCAAGCAGTCCGATCAGAGCGATTAGGAAAAGAAAAAGTGCCGAAAAAGCATCCATCCTGAAATCTAGCGATGCAAATGGCAGATACCCTTTGACGTGCAAGAGTCGGATCGACCCGTTTGACCACCCCTCCATCGCTCCGACAAGCAAAAATCCGGATGAAACGCAAGCAAAACCATTTCCAATCCGAACACCCCATTTGGAAAACCGTTGCAAAACAACGGTAATAAGAACTCCAAACAAAAGCATTCCTAAAGGGAGAAGGATCAGATACGAGACAGAATTGTCCAAACGGAAACACCTCTTATAATCATATTAGGATTTTATAATATATATATACTACAATATATTCATATTAAATTTCAATACTCGTTTTAATCACCCTTCCATAAAACAACCACTTTCACCTATTTAGGCAAATGTTAGAATTTTTCAAAAAAAGATATTCGTTTAGTACATGCAGGATATGCGATACGTATACATATAGCACAACTGTCAACCGAGGTGAAATAACTCGGAAAGCAATCCGCCTAATTCATGCACAAACGTCTCAAAGAGAAACAGATTCATCAAAGAGAAACCGATTCAAATGATCGAAACAGTTAGGGAATGATGAAAAATGTCTGATTTGACAGTATTTCTAACGGTCATTACGTTTTTAATAACCATACTCTTTATTTTTTGGCGGCCGCGGGGATTGAACGAGGCGATTCCGGCAATGCTTGGGGCGATTGTAGTGATTATGAGCGGCAGCATTACTCGATCGGATTTAGGGGTTATCGTCACTACGGTCGGTGGTGCGGCAACGACAATCGTAGCGACATTCATGATGGCGATTGTATTTGAGAGCTTTGGTTTTTTTCAATGGGTGGTGGATTGGATTTCCCGAAAAGCGAAAGGTTCTGGAATACGATTATTCTGGTATATCAATCTACTCTGTTTTTTCATGACACTGTTTTTTAATAATGATGGAGGCATTTTCATTACTACGCCGATTTTATTGCAGTTGCTAAAACATGTAGGATTAAAACCTCATCAGAAAATTCCATATCTGATCAGCGGAGCTTTAATTACTACTGCGGCAAGCGCACCGATTGGGGTAAGCAATATCGTCAATCTTATTTCGTTAAAAATCGTAGGAATGAGTCTATATATGTACTCTGCCCTATTATTTGTACCGGCCACACTTGGATTGATGCTCTTGGTTCTTCTATTATTTGCATACTATTATCGGGAACTTCCCCATAGATTGCCGATGCAATATCGCCAACCAATTGCAAAGCAACCGATTTCTTACGGCTTGCATTTTCATCATCCGCTGAAATCACCGCCCAAGTTGCCAAAGGAAGAATCGAACATTCCACTATCGAAAAACAAACAAACCAAATGGATCCGCAACTTATTTTCATATGTAGTAGCAGTTCGGCTCAGCTTATTTGTCGCATCCTATTTTGGCATACCCGTACCTTTAACGGCTGTGATTGGATCTGCTTTGCTGCTCGCCTGGAGATGGCTGTACTTCAAGATGCCGCCGGTCGACATCGTAAAAAAAACTCCTTGGCACATTTTTCTATTTGCATTTGGAATGTATGTAATCATCTACGGTCTGCATAAAATCGGACTGACACAATTTTTGACTGATTTTTTGCAGCCATTTGTAACACAAAGTGTATTCCATGCCATTGTCATTATGGGTGTTTTAGTCACCTTTATGTCAGATTTGTTTAACAATCATCCTGCACTCATGATTGGAACACTCGCCTTGACAAACATGGGATTAGATCCGACTTCGTTAAAAATCGCATATGTGGCGAATGTGATTGGAAGCGATATCGGCTCCTTGCTCTTGCCGATCGGAACTTTGGCAACGCTGATTTGGATGCACAAGCTGAATCAGGAACATGTAAAAATCGGATGGCTCCACTATATAAAAATTTCATTTCTGGTCATCCCGATTACCGTATTGTTTACATTGGTTTGTCTGTATTTCTGGGTACGCATCATTTTTTAAATAAACGGATTTGCGTAGAAAGGAACAATAACGATGAGCAATCTGCAAACTCTTCTGGGAAAACTGGTCGATGTAGAGATATCGGGAAACAATTGTTTTCAAGGAATTTTAATCGATTATGGGTTGGATATTCTCACGGTTTATAATAAACGCTTTTTGTATATCCCCATCGTACACATCCAACAGATAAAATTAAGCCAATGGAAAGGAACGGAGTTGGATCCGATCGGCGAGTTGCCAATCAAGGAAGAATCCGAAAAAGAATCCGAAACGATTTCTTTTCGCAAAATATTGAATCATGCCAAAGGGAGCTTTATTGAAATTTATGTGACTGGAAATAAGACATTGCATGGGTATCTGACGAGTATCATGAATGATTACTTTGTTTTCCACTCCCCCGTATATAAAACCGTATACGTTTCCATGAACCATTTAAAATGGCTGATTCCCTACTCTGCCAACGATACACCATACCAACTGAATCATGATACGATACCATTCCATCCTGCCAACGTTTCATTGGCACGCACATTTCGGGACCAGTGCAAGAAAATGGAAGGTAAGCTGGCCGTTTTTGATCTGGGCGACCATCCCAATAAGATTGGACTTTTAAAACAAGTAAATGTTGACAACAACTTGTTGGAATTGGTCGTTGCAAATGGTGAACAAGTACATTGGAATCTGCAGCATTTAAAAACACTGTTTATTCCTTAACGTTAGCAATAAATTAATGACAGCAACAAGTTCCGCCACATGCAATGCTGCATGAAAAAGCCATTTCCTGCGTACTGCTTTTCGGGAATGGCTTTTACTTGGAATTCCTTTCTAATATTCAGAGTTTTTATTAAAAATTCTTTATCTATATTTTTTTTGAAATGTTTTGTTGTCAATGACTAAGGAAGGGTATTTTGCTGAATGATTTTTCGACCAAAACATCGTACTGTCACTGTACATCTGCTTGCCTGGAAAATGCCTGCTTGGAATATATGGATCCGGTTGTTTTTTGATTCGTCTGCGTTTCATTTTGTGTTTGGAACCGAATAAGAGCAACGGAACCATTCCGGAGTTTTCGCAGCTTAATTCGCAATTCTCGTCAAAATATTCGATTCGTTCAAAAGAAGATTTGCTTTCATCATAAGAAGATTTGCTTTCATCATAGACTGTTTTTCGGACGGGAGTATTGTTTCTGTCGTCAGTAGCCAATTCAATGGAATCTCCTTCGCCATTTGCTGAAGTGAATTCCGCACTGCCCGATTTTTCTTTCTTCGCGGTTCCTGAAGTTCCTGAAGTTCCTGAAGTTCCTGAAGTTCCTGAAGGATCTGAAAGTTGAGTCGTCGCAGTTGTTTTGGAAGATGAAGCGATTCTAAAGATGGGAGCGACATTTTTGACTTGCTCTTTGGGAAAGTGGATGATTTCCTTCATATTCAGAATCAGACTGATAGAATTGTCAGTAATGCCATGCAAAACACCCAGTTTTGAATCTTTTCCATGCTCGATTTGCACGAACATCTGGAGCATTGTTGAAAGCAGCTCAAAAAATGTTTCAGGCAGATTCATTTCAGGAATCGGGACAATTTTCGGAAGTTCTGTTATGTTTGTGATAATCGATTTGATTTGTGAATACGGATAATGAATGAGTGTATTATCCTTTGTCAACAGACTCGCATAATCTGACTGCACATTTACAAGAACGCCATTCATCCCTATCTCATCTGTTTGTGCAATTTGAACGACCGTGTTTAAGAATGGTTCTAATAATTGTTTCACATTCTCAACCCTCTTACCATTCTATTTTTCATTGGGGTTTCTTTTGATCGTTATTCCCTTTTACTTGTTCTTGCTTTTTTTCATCCGCTTTCTTATCTTCCTGTTTCTGATACAAGACTGTTACACTTTTGATATGCTGTATCGGCATGTGTACAAAATCTTTCATGGCATGGATCAGGGTAACAGACTCGGAGCCGGCAACGGAGCGTATATCTGTCACTACTCCATCAAGCGCTTCTCCTCCTTGGTTTACACGAACCAACCGGTTTTGCAAATTCGTCAACAGTTCTACAAAGCTTGCCGCTTCAATGATCGGCGGCTGGGGTTCGATCGGTACAGGCGTGTATGGAGGATTAGGATTGTATACGGGTGCAGGAACCTGTGTCATTTGAATTTCTTCCATAATGGGTTCTGCCAATGTTTTCACATGCAGTGTATACACATACGTAATTTCTCCGTTTTCTTTTTCAAGGGTGAGAAAGTCTCCTTGAATTTTGAGCAGCTTCCCCACAATTTTATTCGGTCCTCCGCGCTCAATCTGTACCATTTTCCCAATCGAATTATTTAAAAAACTGAAATCCATTTATAACCCTCCTAGGCGTAAATGTGCATTTTCAATATGGCAATTAGCTGAACTGGATACTACACAGTATTCAGGCGCTTCATATACTTGTGTTAGGTGAATGACCATTTTGCCTAACGAATCCTATGAAAATATTCAATCGCCTAGTTTTGGCAAGTTCTCCCGCAAATAAAGATTGCGCTTGGAAATAAAGGTTAAAATCACATTGACTTCCGAATCAAATGCCCCGATTTGTTTTCCTCGATATGGATCTGATAAAATATACGGACGAAGAGCATCATGCAAGGACTCAATCCTATGTTCGAGACATTTTAAAGTAAAATGTGTTTCCAGAACTTCTTCAAGCAGCTTCCGATATTTATGCCGAAACTCCGGTATATCAAGAATACGGGCAGTAAGTGTATTGTATCCTTCAATCGGCACGTAATCATATTCCATTGGCCTGCCTTTGACATCTCTTCCCCAAGTGGCGTCATAATCCCACGGGATCATTTGAAATTGACCTGCAGCCTTATTTGCATAGAGTGCGTAATTTTGAATAAAGCCATCAAAGTTTTGCGTACATACCACTCCGGTTAACCAGCGCAAATACAGATCCACATCCAGAAACTGCATGATTTCCCTGGCAAAATCCGCACGGGGAATGGTGTTAATGCGATAAATAAATGTACGCAAATACGCATCATCCGTTTCATTTCCAAGCTTTCTGGTATATCCATCCAGCAAGGATTTTTTCACTGCATCATCGTCAGGACTCAGCAATGAAAAGTTTGCATCATCATTGGAAGCATAATAAATGGCTCCTTCCGGCATTCCTCGTTTCTGCAGGAAGCAATCATCGACAGATTCGATCTGCAAATAAAGCCCGAGAATCGAACCGTTCAATTTGAGCAACACATGTTGAGCGGCAGGAGTCAACACACCGATATTTTCAAAAAATTCAAAGGAAAGTTTTGTGCGCATTAAGGATGGATCGTTATACTCCGCATTCCAGTGCATCTCACGGGCGCCAAAAAGCAATGGGGGATTTTTGCATTCCATCCGAAATGATTTTCTCGGCAAATTCCGCGTATAAGCGCCACGATAGGAAATTTCGATTTCCTTTTGTTTCTTCCCGATTTTCCATTTTGCAGGAACCGTTTCATCGCTCCATACATCATTTTTTAAAGTTGCCAAATCTTTGGGATGAATAAACAAGGAATATGTTCGTACATCATCTTTTTCCGGTGCTGACATAAGTCTCACCTCTCCATACATTCCTTTTGTTATGCTATGTCATGCTGTTCGTATGGTTTACACCGGACACTTGCTTATTTTTAAAGGAAATCATGCAAAATCACAGCTTTCGGCATAAAATACTATACCCTTAAACGATGTATATAGAAGGGATAGGAATGGAAAGGTGATAAAACATGAGCGTTTTAACTGAACCTAATATGCAGGAGTTAGTGGAACAGGCGATTGAATCTGGACTTGGCGAATTTTTAATACAAAACCCGGTGGAACTAAAGGGCAAGGGTTCCAAAGGCTCCAAAGGCTCCAAAGGTTCCAAAGGTTCTAAAGGTTCTAAAGGTTCTAAAGGTTCCAAAGGTTCCAAAGGTTCCAAAGGTTCCAAAGGTTTCAAAGGCTCCAAAGGCTCCAAAGGCTCCAAAGGCTCAAAAGCCTCTAAAGGCTCAAAAGGCTCAAAAGGCTCAAAAGGCTCAAAAGGCTCTAAAGGCTCTAAAGGCTCTAAAGGCTCTAAAGGCTCTAAAGGCTCTAAAGGCTCAAAAGGCTCAAAAGGCTCAAAAGGCTCAAAAGGCTCAAAAGGCTCTAAAGGCTCAAAAGGCTCAAAAGGCTCAAAAGGCTCTAAAGGCTCCAAAAGTCATAAAAGTTCTAAGAGTCGCAAGGGTCATTAGGTTGTCAAAAATTAACGATCTCGGTTCGAACAACATGCGAAAAACGGGATTGCACATAGCTTTCCCGTTTTATGAAAACTTCAGAGTCAATCGTTCCTTTTCCAACGCAATATATGCTTCAAAATCTTTATTTTTGGCGTTTGAATGAAGTTTTACTTTTTTGGCTGTTTGCCCCTTTGCAATCAACTGCTTGGCCTCTGTCAGGGTAATTTTCTTCTTCCCGAATTTCTCAATCGCATTTTTCCAAATGGCGAATTTGCATCCGGACTGATATTCTGAACAACCGTACGCTTTTTCGTATTCAAGAATCTTGCCTTTTTTGCAGGCAGGGCAGATTCCTAATTCTTTTCTCCCGCCGGAAACGCCAGGTTTTATTTTTTTTGTCGACAATCCGGGTTTTGCAGCCGTTTGCTTGCGCTCGCCGGAGTTCAATTTGACTCCTGCAGAAGTTTGAACTTGCGACACCATTGTTTGAATCACTGCTTGCATCTCTTTCATGAACTGCTGGTATGAGCGTTTTCCCTGCTCAATTTCTCCTAGTTTCATTTCCCACTCAGCCGTCATTTGTGGAGATTTCAAGATCTCTACTGGTAAAACCTCGAAAAGCGCCATGCCTTTTTCAGGCGTTGGTCGAAGCAATTTTTTCTCTTCTTTTACATATCCCCGTTTTTTTAATTCGTCAATGATTCCCGCACGTGTTGCGACAGTTCCAATTCCTTCAACTTCTTTGAGAATATCCTTTGCATCTTGATCTTCTACAAACTTTCCCGCATTTGCCATTGCTTTGACAAGTTCTGTCGAGTCATAGCGCTTGGGTGGTTGGGTTTGCTTTGCCATCAGTTTCGCATCTTTGCCATTCACCGTTTCCTGACGTGAAACAAGAGGAAGAATTTTTGCGTTTGGTGTGCCTTCTACTTCCCGCCATCCGATCTGTTTTACGGTTTTTCCGTTTGCAGCAAACGTCTCTCCCTCTACGATCGTAACGACATTTGTGATTTCCCAGATACAGGGCGGAAAAAAGGCTGCGACAAAGCGTTTTACAATCAATTCGTACACATGTTTCTCTTCCGGAGAAAGTTTTTCCAGATGCGGCGTTTTGGCTGTTGGCAGGATCGCTTCGTGATCGGTTGTCTTGGAATCATCAATGAACGTTTTTGCCATAACCCAATTGTTTTGCAACGCTTTTTGCGCAAAAGGATAAATGGATTGCAGCGCCTGCAATCGAGTGGTCACCGTTTTTCCTGTTCCGCTGGCAATGTATCGGCTTGCTGTGCGGGGGTATGTAATCAGTTTGTGTTCGTCATAGAGGGCTTGGGCATATTTCAACGTATTGGACGCAGAATATCCGAATATTTTTCCCGCCGTCCGCTGCAATTCCGTTAAATCGAAAAGTTTGGGATTTCCCTCCTTCTCTTCTTTTGTGGAAAGAGACGTGATTGTCCCTGGCTTTCCCTGGACTTTTTGAAGTATCACGTTTCCTTCGTGCTCTGTTTTAAATCGTTCTTGTTTTTCTCCGTTCCTTTCTTTAAACCAGGCACTTTCATATGTGCCTTTTTTTGCCTCAAACGTAACGGTTAGCGTCCAGTAGTTTTCAGGCTTAAAGTTGAGTATTTCCAGTTCTCGTTGCACCAAAATGGCAAGTGTTGGCGTTTGCACGCGACCGATACTTAAAACATTTTTATAGCCCCCAAACCGAATCGTCATGGCGCGGGTTATATTCATCCCCACCAAGTAATCGGCTTCGGCACGGGATTTTGCCGCACTGGCCAAATTATCGTATGCTTTGCCGCTTTTACGATCCAGGTAAGCTTTACGAAGCCCATCTTCCGTTTGGTCTTTGATCCACATTCGCTCAAACGGCTTTTTGCACCGAATGTAGTTGTAAATGGTTCGAAAAATATGTTCACCTTCCCGCCCGGCATCCGTAGCGACAATAATTTTCTCGGTTTTCGGATCATTGCATAACTTTTTCAGCGTATCCAGCTGTTTTTTGTTATTTGCGTACGTAGCTCCACCTGTAATTTTTAAGGGGATGTTCTCAATATGAAACGGCAGTGTCTCCATTTTCCAGGATTTTAACGATGGATTCACTTCATCCGGTTCCCTTAAAGTGAGAAGATGGCCAAATGCATATGTCACAATATGCTTTTTTCCTTTAAAGTAGCCATCTTTCCTTGCTCCTTTAATCAAACGGTCATATTTGGGATTTGTCATATGATCCGTTTTCAAAATCTCCCCATTTGGGAGTTCGATTTCCCCTAACATCGCAGCGATACCAGTCGCCACACTCGGTTTCTCCGCAAGAATGACGAACACCGAATTCGCACCTCCATGCACGATACGTGTATCAAATGAACCGCGTCTCTTTGATTTTTTTATACCAGTTCAAGATATCACAGGAACTCACAATGTTGTATATCTATATCAAGATTTTATATAGAAAAGTTAGTAAATAAGAGGGATCTTATAGAATCAATGCTGTAAGCGCTTGAATTTGATGCTAAATCATTTATTCACAAAAATTTCACATATAGAAACAGTTGTTTCATTTGGTTTTCTATTTTAAAATACTCGTTAAAACATAATGCATCCGGATCTTTTCAAACGTATATTGATTGTAAAGAGAAATGCGGCTGAAAAAGTCGCACAACAAATAGGAATAGGGGTGCTGAAGATGAAACATGTGATTTCTTTTAGTAAAGGTATGATTCTTGCTGCGATTGCTCTTCCATTGTTGCCGATCCTTGTCGTTAACAGTTACATTGATTTCGATACATTAAGCCAAATGATTGCTCAGTTCTTGTCATAAAAAGAAACTCGTTCGAGTTTCTTTTTTTTTACTATTTTTCTATTCATGAAAAGCCTTTTGCAAAAGTTGTTCGAATGTTTCTTGATCCATTAGGCTCTGGAGTTTCGAAGTATAATTCCAAAGCAAGCGCCGATACTCATTGTCTGAAATGGATCCTTCTTCCATTAATTCTCTCAAACGTTTTATGGAAAATATAATTTTTGCTTCCAGTTCCGGACTCAACGAAATTCCTTCTCTCAATCCATGATGGATACACTTGGATCACGTATATAAGCACATAATATATTTTATGTTAACTAATCAAGAATCCAGACGTATAAATACGTCTAATCCACCGGCTTTGGAAATATTCATTAATATAACCAATTTTCCTCATTTTTTCACCCCTATTTTTGAACCAGCCGTTCGGGACACTCCAAAAAATTTCTCTTCAAACTTTGCATACAAATTGTTACAATATAGAATTGTGATCTTTACACACATGTATTAAAAATTTCTCGGGAAGTTTGAAGGAGATTCTTCATGGAAACAGAACCCAGCTATTTGGTTGAATCAAGAAATCGTTGTAAAGCAGCAGGCCTGGATCCTGCAAAGTTTCCTGTTCCAGCACACGTGCTTTCACATTCCCAATTGATCAGACAGCAGATAAAATATGGTGAAATCCTTTCTGTAGCCAGATTTTTCAGTGACAGAATATTATCTTTGTTAAACAATACGCCGCTCGTTATTTTAATTACAGACGATGCAGGCTATATTCTTGAAATATATGGCGACGAATCGATGAAAATGATGATGGTCCAAACGGGTATCACCATTGGCATTCAAATGAATGAAAAAGATATGGGAACGAATGTAATTTCCCTTTCCCTGCAAGAAAGGAAACCGATTGAAATCATCGGAGACGGTCATTATCATCATTTTCTCCATGATTCGGCATGTTATGGTGTTCCTTTTTCTTTCTCAGACATCAACGGTTTGGCGGGAACTGTAGCAATCATGACATCTGTTCAGTTTCAAAGCCCATTTCCACTGTCTCTTTTATCCAATATGGTAGACTCCATGGAACGGGAAATATTGCTGCGACGGAAAAATCGCACGCAGCATTTACTGACACATATTATGTTAAATACCCTTCGCAGCGGCATCATTATCACAGACAAGTTTGGATCCATTACAGAATTCAATCAATTTGCTGAACAAATCACCTGTTATGAGAAAAAAGATGTCCTGTGTCAGTCTGTATTTTCTTTGGAGCCCATCGGTCAATATTTGTTCGAGGTATTGCGTCAGGGGGAAAAATTTGAAGATGTGGAACTCACAATTACAAATGGAAGTGGCCAAAAATTTATTTTGCTGTTCGATGCATTGCCAATTTATGACGATCATCATGAGTTAATGGGTGCATACGCTCAATTTCGCGATATCACCGATCGTTGTGAACTGGAAAAACAAGTCATCGTTTCAGAAAAGTATTCCGCCATCGGAAAAATGGCCGCCGGTTTTGCTCATGAGATACGCAACCCCCTTACATCCATCATGGGATTCATGCAATTATTAATGGAGCGCGCAAGGAAAACACAACAGGAGATTCCCTATGCAGATATCATGTATCTGGAACTTCAACGTGTAAATAAATTGGTAACCGATTTTGTTCTTATGGCAAAGCCGAGTGTACCGGATCGAAAACTTTGTATTGCCCAAAACGTTCTGACAGAGACGGTTCAATTGATGGAAAGCCAAACCATTCTGAATGGCATCACTCTCGATACCGATTTTCATACGGAGCCGCTTCCGCTTTTTATTGATCCGATTCAAATGAAGCAAGTATTTATTAATGTAATCCAAAATGCGATTGAAGCCATCGGATCGAGGCGAGGCAGGATTGTGGTGTCGTTAAAACAGGACCCGCACACACAATGTGCGGTCATTCAAATTCATGACAATGGCAGCGGAATGACAGAAGATGAAATCAAGCATATCGTGAATCCCTTCTTTACAACAAAAGAAGATGGTTTAGGACTTGGCTTATCTGTTTCTTACCGCATTATTGAAAATCATAAAGGGAAAATTTCGGTTTCTTCAGAAAAAGGCGTCGGAACCCTATTTACCATTCAATTGCCGATTCATCATGCTTCCGATTGTTAAAACAGCCGCAGCAGCGCGATGCCGACAACACCGACAATCATCGTCCACAATGGGCTCTTGGACAGCCAAGCGATACAAAGTGCGACAATGCTCGTCAACCACAGTTTCCAATCCGGATGTCCTGCGGTCCCAGGTTGCAGGACTATGGAAGGCGTGATTAAAGCAGCAAAAACACCGATGGGAACATAATGAAGACCTTGCTCGATTTTGGGCGTAACGCGGATAAAACGCCCCAGCAGAAGTCCTGAAAATCGTACAAGATACGTGGCAAGAGCAGCAAAACCAATGGCAAGAAAAATGGTCATGGATGTCATTCCGAACACACTCCTACAAGAAAAGCGACAAGCGCACCTGCAAACACAGCGCCCGTTGTTCCGAACCAATGATACGCCAGAACCGATGTGACTGCAGCTGCCAATCCTGCGAAAACGTGGCGATGATGCTGCAGCTGAGCGACCAATAAACCAATAAAAGCCCCGATAAAAACAAAATCCAGTCCAAATTGCTTCGGATCGTGAATCAATCCCCCCAGTTCAAATCCAAGCGCCCCACTTGCCAACCAAGAGAAAAATATGGGGCTTGCTGCACCGGCAAAATAACCGGCGTCAACCAGACCGTTTTTGACATTCACCATCGCCATGCTGTAACTCTCATCTGTCAGTCCATGTGACAACCAGGCAAAATGACGTTTGGGAGTCTCGCGCATCGCCCGCCCCAATGACAATCCATAAATGATATAGCGTGCGTTGATCAGTAGAGTGCTTATAAACATCGTCAAAAAAGATGCATCTTGCTTCAAAAGCGTAAGCACGGAAAATTGGGCGGGGCCTGCAAATACAAAAAATGACATGGCAATCGTCTGAACTAGCGTGAGATGTGTTGCATTATTCGCCAGCGCCCCAAAAGCAAGACCATACGCAAACACGTTTAAGGAAAGCGGAACCGTATCAACTGCAGCACGAATAAACTCTTTTCGAAGTGGAGAAGTGTTTTGTGCTATACTTGTGGAAGTATAACTTAACATAATCGTTTGTGCCCCTCTTTGTATGTTATATTATTCAAAATGTATCATATAACATACGATTTTGAGGGTCAAGTGTTTGGTGTATTTACAGAATTTTTCCTACAATTCAATCCAAATATACTATGTAATGTGTGAAAAGATTGGGTTTGGTGATAAAAGATTTGGATCGAGGAGTGTTCAAATGGAGAAAGATTTATCAATGCGAATCGGCCAACGTTTGCGTTTCTATCGACAGCAGCGGAAATTATCGCTGGATGACCTGGCGGAACTGACCGGCGTCAGCAAACCGATGCTTGGACAAATCGAACGCGGCACATCCAATCCGACAGTTGCAACACTTTCAAAAATCGCGTTTGGACTGCAGGTTCCATTCACGGCATTTCTTGTAGAAAATCCGTCTGTAAAAATTTTTCGCGTTGAGGAACAACCTTTATTGCAAGAAGATCACGGCCGTTTTCAAACGTATAATACGTTTGCAGCGCCAGGTGTTCCTCTGGAAACCTTTCGCATCCGTTTGTTGCCAGGCTGCAATCATGATTCCGAGCCTCATGGCTTGGGAGTGATTGAATCCATTACCGTCTATTCCGGGACGCTTACCATCGAAATTGGCGCTGAGACCTGTACGCTGGAACAGGGTGATTCTCTCTCATTTTCCGCAGATACGCATCATGTTTACAAAAATCAAACGGACAACGTATGCGAAATCGCCTTGCAGCTTTTTTATTCTGTCCAGCAATAATCGAAAAAGCAGGAGCAGCAAGCGCCAGAAGCGTTGCTATTCCGCTCCTTTGATTGCCTGCAGCAAATCAAACATATGTGAGATAATCTGCTCGCGAAACGCATCCTTTGTTTCCAGTTCCCCGATTACCGCCACATCTGTCCGATATTCATGCAATAAATCCGCTTGCTCCATTAATTCAAGCAATTGCTCTTTCACCGGTCCCGCGGTTTCGTCCAGCAGCGGATGCACCTGTTTTTTAACCGCTTCCGATAATGTCATATCATGACGGGGCCCGCCATTGCTCTTCAGTAAATTTCTGATGACTTCCAGATGATGTGTTACAGTATCCATCTTTCTATCTTCCCTTTCTGCGTTTACCTGCCTCCCCTATTCTTTCCTGTCTTGCATGGAACATACTTCATTTTCGAATAAAAAACAGCTCAAAATTCCATGTAAAGGCCATTTGAGCTGTTTTTGCCAGTTTAGCAATCGATTAAAATCACCGATACAAACTTTCCTGCAATTCTTTGACATGTGCATTCTCGAGATATTCATCGTAGGTCATCGATCTGTCAATGATTCCGTTCGGAGTGATTTCAATGATCCGATTGGCAATTGTCTGTATTAGTTGATGGTCGTGGGATGCCAGCAAAACGGCTCCCTGGAATTGCATCAGTGCAT
Above is a window of Fodinisporobacter ferrooxydans DNA encoding:
- a CDS encoding type IA DNA topoisomerase; this encodes MFVILAEKPSVATGIAAMLGEIELPNGEILKTDHMTNPKYDRLIKGARKDGYFKGKKHIVTYAFGHLLTLREPDEVNPSLKSWKMETLPFHIENIPLKITGGATYANNKKQLDTLKKLCNDPKTEKIIVATDAGREGEHIFRTIYNYIRCKKPFERMWIKDQTEDGLRKAYLDRKSGKAYDNLASAAKSRAEADYLVGMNITRAMTIRFGGYKNVLSIGRVQTPTLAILVQRELEILNFKPENYWTLTVTFEAKKGTYESAWFKERNGEKQERFKTEHEGNVILQKVQGKPGTITSLSTKEEKEGNPKLFDLTELQRTAGKIFGYSASNTLKYAQALYDEHKLITYPRTASRYIASGTGKTVTTRLQALQSIYPFAQKALQNNWVMAKTFIDDSKTTDHEAILPTAKTPHLEKLSPEEKHVYELIVKRFVAAFFPPCIWEITNVVTIVEGETFAANGKTVKQIGWREVEGTPNAKILPLVSRQETVNGKDAKLMAKQTQPPKRYDSTELVKAMANAGKFVEDQDAKDILKEVEGIGTVATRAGIIDELKKRGYVKEEKKLLRPTPEKGMALFEVLPVEILKSPQMTAEWEMKLGEIEQGKRSYQQFMKEMQAVIQTMVSQVQTSAGVKLNSGERKQTAAKPGLSTKKIKPGVSGGRKELGICPACKKGKILEYEKAYGCSEYQSGCKFAIWKNAIEKFGKKKITLTEAKQLIAKGQTAKKVKLHSNAKNKDFEAYIALEKERLTLKFS
- a CDS encoding DUF2642 domain-containing protein, encoding MSNLQTLLGKLVDVEISGNNCFQGILIDYGLDILTVYNKRFLYIPIVHIQQIKLSQWKGTELDPIGELPIKEESEKESETISFRKILNHAKGSFIEIYVTGNKTLHGYLTSIMNDYFVFHSPVYKTVYVSMNHLKWLIPYSANDTPYQLNHDTIPFHPANVSLARTFRDQCKKMEGKLAVFDLGDHPNKIGLLKQVNVDNNLLELVVANGEQVHWNLQHLKTLFIP
- a CDS encoding arsenic transporter; translation: MSDLTVFLTVITFLITILFIFWRPRGLNEAIPAMLGAIVVIMSGSITRSDLGVIVTTVGGAATTIVATFMMAIVFESFGFFQWVVDWISRKAKGSGIRLFWYINLLCFFMTLFFNNDGGIFITTPILLQLLKHVGLKPHQKIPYLISGALITTAASAPIGVSNIVNLISLKIVGMSLYMYSALLFVPATLGLMLLVLLLFAYYYRELPHRLPMQYRQPIAKQPISYGLHFHHPLKSPPKLPKEESNIPLSKNKQTKWIRNLFSYVVAVRLSLFVASYFGIPVPLTAVIGSALLLAWRWLYFKMPPVDIVKKTPWHIFLFAFGMYVIIYGLHKIGLTQFLTDFLQPFVTQSVFHAIVIMGVLVTFMSDLFNNHPALMIGTLALTNMGLDPTSLKIAYVANVIGSDIGSLLLPIGTLATLIWMHKLNQEHVKIGWLHYIKISFLVIPITVLFTLVCLYFWVRIIF
- a CDS encoding CotH kinase family protein, which codes for MSAPEKDDVRTYSLFIHPKDLATLKNDVWSDETVPAKWKIGKKQKEIEISYRGAYTRNLPRKSFRMECKNPPLLFGAREMHWNAEYNDPSLMRTKLSFEFFENIGVLTPAAQHVLLKLNGSILGLYLQIESVDDCFLQKRGMPEGAIYYASNDDANFSLLSPDDDAVKKSLLDGYTRKLGNETDDAYLRTFIYRINTIPRADFAREIMQFLDVDLYLRWLTGVVCTQNFDGFIQNYALYANKAAGQFQMIPWDYDATWGRDVKGRPMEYDYVPIEGYNTLTARILDIPEFRHKYRKLLEEVLETHFTLKCLEHRIESLHDALRPYILSDPYRGKQIGAFDSEVNVILTFISKRNLYLRENLPKLGD
- a CDS encoding DUF6897 domain-containing protein; the protein is MDFSFLNNSIGKMVQIERGGPNKIVGKLLKIQGDFLTLEKENGEITYVYTLHVKTLAEPIMEEIQMTQVPAPVYNPNPPYTPVPIEPQPPIIEAASFVELLTNLQNRLVRVNQGGEALDGVVTDIRSVAGSESVTLIHAMKDFVHMPIQHIKSVTVLYQKQEDKKADEKKQEQVKGNNDQKKPQ